The nucleotide sequence CCTACGTGGTGAGATCGCCCAAAGACATGGCGCGTGTAGTCGCAGAAGCGTTCTACATTGCCCAGAGTGGGCGTCCAGGACCAGTGTTGATCGACGTGCCCAAGGATGTCGGAGTTGAAGAATTTGACTACATTCCGGTAGAGCCAGGGGATGTGCACTTGCCAGGATTTAAGCCCACAGTAAAAGGGAATCCTCGGCAGATTGATCATGCCATTCGCCTCCTGCGCCGCGCCAAGCAGCCTCTCTTATACGTTGGCGGTGGAGCCATCACTGCCGGAGCCCACGCCGAAATTCAAGAACTGGCGGAGTATTTCTCGATTCCCGTCACCACAACGCTGATGGGCAAAGGGGCGTTTGACGAGCATCATCCCCTCTCGGTCGGCATGTTAGGCATGCATGGCACTGCCTATGCGAACTTTGCCGTGAGTGAGTGCGACCTGTTGATTGCCGTCGGAGCCCGCTTTGACGATCGCGTCACTGGCAAGCTAGACGAATTTGCCTCCCGTGCCAAAGTGATTCATATTGATATCGACCCGGCAGAGGTCGGCAAAAACCGCATTCCCAATGTGCCAATCGTGGGCGATGTGCGCCGCGTACTGCAAACGTTGCTCAGCCGCTTGCACGAAGCCAATAAACCGGGCAGTGCTGAACAAACTCAGGCATGGCGCGATCGCATTCAGCGCTGGCGAGAAGATTATCCCCTGGTGGTGCCCACCTACGACGACATGATTGCGCCCCAAGAGGTGATTGTCGAACTCTGTCGCCAAGCACCGCAGGCTTACTACACTACCGACGTCGGTCAACACCAGATGTGGGCCGCTCAGTTTCTCAAAAATGGCCCCCGCCGCTGGATTTCCAGTGCAGGCTTAGGCACCATGGGCTTTGGTATGCCTGCGGCGATGGGCGTGCAGGTGGCTCACCCAGACGAAGTGACCATTTGCATCAGCGGCGATGCCAGCTTTCAAATGAATCCCCAAGAGTTGGGAACGTTGGCGCAATACGGCATCAATGTCAAAACCGTCATTATCAACAACGGCTGGCAAGGGATGGTGCGCCAGTGGCAGCAGACCTTCTATGGTGAGCGCTACTCCTCATCCAACATGCAGTCGGGGATGCCCGATTTTGAAATGCTGGCGCGGGCCTATGGTGTCAAAGGCATTGTGGTGGAGCATCGGGCTGACTTGGAGCAGGCGATCGCAGATATGCTGGCCCATGACGGCCCTGTCCTCATGGATGTTCACGTTCGCAAAGACGAAAACTGCTACCCCATGGTGGCTCCCGGCAAGAGCAATGCGCAAATGCTGGGACTGCCGCAAAAATCACCCGATGTGCAGACCATTGAGCTGATGTATTGCAGCAACTGTGGGGCCAGAAACCCCTCCAGTCATAGCTTTTGCCCTGAGTGCGGCACTAAGCTGTAAATTGCTAAACCTCCGCTCTTAGTCAGGGCACAGTACACCACTCCAATGGGAGAGTTAAACATGATTAGCTCTCCCATTTTGCATTATTCTTTGGTGCAAGCTTGCAGGCGATTCCGGAGTCATTCAGGCAAAAGTGGCTCAACCCCAGGCTAGGGCTAAGGCTCAGATGATTCTCCGCCGCCATCTGCTGATAGTAGTTGTAATCGCACCATATGTGAGAGTGGGCTGTCGGCATCACCCAGCTGCACTTCTAGAGTTTGGCTGGTCAATGGTTCCAAGTGGTTTAATAACTGGCGCAGATGGGGAGTGCTGGCACCACTATCGACGTAGACTCGTTCCGCCAGTTTATTCATCTGTGTCCATGAGCTGTACAGCTTAGCTGCGGCCTGTTCGAGTTGCGAGGCCTGCTTGACCAAATCAGCAGTGGCGTTGAGGCAACCAATCCTCAAGGCTTCTTCGAGAGCCTGCTCCAAATCGAGATCGTCGCTATTAAGAGCTTGCACCTGCACAGCGGCTTCCAGATATTTAGCTAAATAGCGGGCTTCAGCCGTGACCTGTTTTAACGTGTCGATATCAGGATTGAGGGTGATCTCGGTCTTTAGGGTTTCCTGATGCGGCGGCGGCAGCTTTTGCATTTCTTTGACGAGAGGAGCCAAATAACGGGTCGGAATCGTATTGTTAGCGGCTTTTTCCTTGAGTTCTGTAGGCAACAAGTCAGAACTCATCGCGGTCCACTCGTCAGAGATTTGCCGCACTTCACGCCGGGTAATGTGTTCGCCTCGTTGGGCCGCATCGCTGACCAACTGCTGCACCTCAGGGGCCGATTGCGCCGTCTCGACAAACGCCCGTTTGCTGAAATTATTGACAGATTGAGGCTCTAGCATCCCCTCTTGCAGCAAGGTATCGGCGCTATCAGCGAGTTCGATCAGTGAGTAAGCCTGACTTTTGGTGATTTCACGGTCTTTCAGCCAGTTCAGAAAGCCGGTGCCACGCCCATCGCCACCACGTTTCTCGCGATCGCGCACCGTCCGTAAAATCCGCCCCCGCCAGATATCCGTTTGCAAATCAAAGCGATCGCATACCTGCCACGCAGTTTCAATTTGTTGCTGAAACTCGTACTCCGAAAGATTTTCGTCTTCAGGGCTAGGCAGTTGAAATGAGAGATCGGTGCTGGGATCGAGGGCCGCAGTAATTTGGTCAGCAGCAGGGTGAGAGGCAGCGTTCATAGACTCAGAAATAACGGCACAGGGTCAACATTCTCCCACGAGCATGAGCTGATCACGCATTTAACCGCGAGGATCGCAGCGGCAAGCAGAGGTGAGCTCCCCCAGCCATCATGAAAACAACTGCAAGCTCATACCTAATTCCGTTAGCAAATCTCGTTGCCGGAGGGCGCATAGTCATGCATCCCGGTAACTTTCCTGAATTGATGCAGGAGTACTAAGTTCGGATCCGGAGTCAGCAATCAAACGTTCAACTAAAAGTCCCCTCACTGCCACAGCAGCAAGGGGACTTTAGAACGACATCGCCAACAAGTGACAAATTACTTGCGGAGAGATTCATATACGAGAAAGGGCTCTGACTGAGACCCAGCATCACGACTCTCATGTTGATGCTTGAACGATTTAGTCACTACTTTACGAATCATATTAGGGAGCGTCAGTGGCCAGATTGCTGCGGCAAAGACAATGAATAACCACGCCTGTGGATCATCTTTGCGGGCACAATCATCTTGCCCAAAGACATATGCGACAAAGCTGAAGGTTAGTAAGGCGGTGACTGAATAAATCAACATGGCTAGTGCTGGCTTCTCAAAGATGAACGGTGAGTTGAGCGTGAGCAGACGAGATCTCAATTCAGAGAACCAAAGACTCATAACCAACTAGAAAGGTTGCTAAAGTCTCGCCCTGACATAAACAGCTTTTCTGTTATATGTATGCACTAATTTAATTGATCAAGCAATTAGGTCTCGTCCGTTGAAATGCGGAAAGAATTTATAACCACCGGGCTGCGCTCATCTTGACTCTACGAAGGATCACTGAACTCTTCTCAAACCGCAACTACAGATAGATCGTGTAGTCTTGGCTTAAGTACAATGCTCGCTCTGCCTTGCGTCGCCGTTCTAACCCCGGTAGAAATTGACCGCCCGCATAGACCCAGCGTAAAAATTCATTCGCTGCTCCAGCAAAGTCACCAGCATTGTGTTTACGCAGTAGGGTAGAGTCGCGAAACGCACCCAGACCAACATTGAAGGCAAAAGACACCATCGCCGAAAACTGATCGGAGTTGGTGGCGATAGTAACGCCTCGGGTTACACCGGCCTCAAATAAATCCAGATCGCGCCGCAAAATTTGATCAGCCTCGGCTTCGGTAATTACCATGCCGGGATAAACGTCGGGCGGTCCTGCCATTGAGGTATGTCCATAACCAATCGTCCAAATACCGACAGAGTCTTGATAGGCTTGCAGCCTCAGTCCTTCAAAGCTTTTGACGATGATGATGCCGTCTTCATTAATTTGCCCCGGCGGGGGCGCTGGCTTATCGGGAATGGGTTCGGGTTCGGGATAGCCAGTGCCCTGGGAAAAAGTGATCGCAGTAGGCCCGTCGGGGCGCATGAGCCATTGCTCTAGCGCGGCAGTATTGACGACTTGTTCTAAAGGGTTAGTGGTTGACGGATATTTGGTCAGGCGCGAAATCCAATAGCCGCCCTGCATCAGATAAAACGCTTTGTCAGTTTCTTTAATCCAAGTACCCATGGTTCTGCTTTCCCTAATATCCGTAATCCCAACGAGCGCGATAGCCGCGCATATCGATATGCGTAAATACCGAGGAGCTGGCTAAGCCGCCGCGATTGCCCCACCACGGATCCAGGTCAGCAAACACATCGAAGGGATGGATGCCTGGCACGACAAAGTCGATCGCATCCCCCGTCAGATGCCGAGATTGGGAAGCCCCGCCAACAGCCGCATTAGTGACGGGATCGCGATACCAAGAGTTGATGCGAATCGGTCGGTTGCCATAACGACGACGGATATCTTCCATCACGCGGGCCATGTCGAGAATGTTGTAAACCACACCCGCATTGCTAGGACGACGGTAGAAACCAGTCGCAGGGTCAGCATGGAGTGCTTCACCCCAGGTAAAGTTACCGGGTTGGCCAAACTGGTTGGTCGGATGAATGGGGTTATTTGAATAATAAACGCCGTTAAAGCCGGGGAATTGCATCGCAATGCCGCGATCGCCTGGTGATTGCCCTCCACTGCTGGGATTGCTGTCATCCGGGCGATTGCCAATTTCTGTCCCCGAAATCTTGATGTCCGGCAAAAAGCAGTACCAAGTGTTGCGATTTTCTGGCCCTAAAAATGCTCCTTGCAACGCCACTCGCACATGCATATCAGCCGGTTGCAGGTAGGAATTTAGCAAAAAGACTGTCTTGTTTCTAACGAATACCTTTTCATTAGCAGGCAACTGCGAAGACTGTATCGTCTTGGTTTTGAAAATGGTGTCATTCACTGTCTCCAGCGTTTGGCGCTGGCCCAAAATTTTGACATCTGGTGTGTAGGCATACCACGTTGTCCGCTGGTTTGGCCCCAAAGAAGCATCCGCCAGCTCAATTTTGGTGTGGTTACTAGCCGCCGGTTCAAAGCTGAGTAACCGCATCTGGGTGCCATTTTTGACAAAAACTTTGGCTTCCGGTGGCAAGTCAATCGACAACTTTGGCTCAGTTTTGAACAGGGTATCGCTAGTCACCGTTAACAAGATACGAGTCAACAGTTCGATATGGGGCACATACACATACCAACGAGTCGTTTGGCGATCGCCAATCGTCGGCTCTAACAGTTCAATTTCCCAGTGGCTGTTGCCCACATTGGTGTAGTACTGAATGTCAAACGTTTGCCCCTTATCCACAAACACTTTTTCCTTATCGGTCAACTGACTCGAATCTTTCAGAGCCAGCTTGAAAAAAGTATCCGCAGTCGTCCGAATTTGCATTCCCCGCAGTTCGGGAATTGGTGGCGGCTTGGAGGGCTCATCCGGTTTCGGTTCGGGCTCCGGCGCACCCGTCCCCACCGCAATCGTCATAGCACCTGGCTTGTCAGGACGTTGAAACCACCCCTTCATCGTGGAAATATTTGCCACTTCTTCTAAGGGATTCGTCGATGAAGGCTGTTTATAAATCGCATCAATGTAGTAATTGCCATCCATCAAATAGACCGCTTTGTCGGTCTCCTTAATCCAGGTGCCCATGCTGGTCTTCTCCTTCATCAGACAGCATCACGCGATCGCCCCAAAGGACAGATCAAGTTGCGCCGTAGCATCCCACAGGGTGAAACTGTCTCATTATGTCTCTACATGGCAAAAGCAGAACCTGTTCACAATGCAAAAACTCAGGAAATCGCAAAATTGCACCTTAAGACCAGCACCATGGTGCTCTTTTGATATCAGCATGGTGAATTTAGCAAACAAGTCAGCATCCTGTGCTTTTGTCTGACTCCACAACGCATCCCAGCTAGGAGGCTATGTCAATGTTTCACTCTATTGCACCCAGATAGGCACAAAGACAGTCTGAAGGAGGCAAGAAACGTCATGGTGCACACTTGATATGAGAACCCTGATTAGAAGGACTGAAGCTTGAGCAAAAAGTCCTAGATACAAGAGTCGTACAAGTTCTGTAGAAGCACTTGTCACGCTATGGAGAGTGCGATCGCTTATTGCATTCTGCACATGCCTAGCAAACCAGGCGTATGCATGAGCATCACTACCTAACCTCCCGCAGGTAATGAGAATGATGGATGAGGCTTAATATTGACTCAAAATCTTTGAAAACTATTTTTCAGGAAAGCTTCTCAGCCTCAAGACAAATTATCGTCTCAATTATTGTGATAAGAGACACAAGTTTGGGCCGAAATCACTTTTCTAAAAGGGAACTCTTCGTAAAGCGTACTACCTCGCCACAAATTATGGCCTTCTGCCGAGAGGTAGAAGGTCTCTAAATCTCTAGCCATATTCTCAAGCATCTCGTCACAAAGATGATCGGTATCGCTTTGGGAACACGGACCTTGAACCAGCCCTTTTTGCAGATAAAACACTTTCTTTAGAGTAGCTTTGTGGGCGTCCGTTCTATCACCTTCCACCACAATATCTAAGCAATGAATAGAGCGGCCACCCTGACGTAAAAACTTATGAATGCCTCGATAAACACTATCCAGATCCACCAATGGAATATGCTCTAGCACCGAAATAGAGTAAATGCCATCAAAACTAGCGTCCTCATATCCTTGCAAATCATCACTAAAATAACTCCTAGTGAATTTAACATTGGGAAATTGTTGTTTGTAGGCCTCGTATTCTGTGGGCCCATTACCAGCCCCTTCATATGGATCGACAATTGTCACATCGTACCCAAGCTCAGCTAACATACCTGCGGCCAAAGGCACACCTCCACCAATCTCTAAGAGCCTACTCCCAAGAGGAAGAGTTCCCAGTACAGCCTTGACCGTCCAAGCTCGTTGAACATTTTTAAGATCACCATTTAGATGACAGATTTGAGGTAAGTGATCAGAGCTATCACAAAAGTCACGCACTAATGCGTAGTCCAGTTCTGCAAACTCTTTTTGACTATATCGATCGATCAAGTCACGCTTAGACGACTCATCTAAAAATTTCACAGGTGCCGCTGGTTTAATCACTTGTTTCATCTTCCTAGCAGTCGGCAGCAGCTTTTTTAGATTCATAGAACTTTCTACCATGGTTATGTACGAATACAGAAATGCAGTTTTAGCTAACGATTTGTCGGAATCTTATCATATTAGCTAGGAGAATTTTTATTCCCTTGCTTCACCGATAGAGCCAGACAAGTTCTAAAATAGATTTTTTCAATCTATTTTTTCAATCTTTCAAATCCAGGCTAAATGTAATCAACACATCAACCTGTTAGTATCTCGTCATAAGAAATTTTAAGGCTGAGTCTGAGCTTGATAGAAATGAAACAACTTACTCGCATTAATCGACCAGTCTAAATAAGCGTTAGAAAAGTCTACCGCACCGGCACCTAGGCAACTTCTCAGATCTGCATCAGCCATTAACAACTTAACGGTTTCGACGATGCTAAGCGCATCTACAGTAGGAAGAACCACGGCTTGCTCCATAGATTTTGTAAACCGCCCAATATTCGTTTCAGGCAAAATAACTGGCTTACCCATCGCTAAAAACTCAGGGAGTTTAGACGGTAAACGATAATCGTTGAAAGCGTCTCTCTTACCCGGTTGAACTAGAATATCGGCTAAGGCGAGAATGTTGGCGATCGCTGCATGATTTTCTACATATCCCAACTCGATAGAATATTTTTTAGCCCACTGGCTATCTGCTCCCAAAAAGTCATGAAAATCTTGTCCTGTGCGAATTAATATCGTTGGATGCCCCTCACGATTGAGCATCGCTACGGCTAGATAAAGGCTCCTCACCTCACAGGCATTAGCCGCGTGAACGTTACCGGTGTAACAAAGGACGGTGCAATTAAGGGGCACTCCTAGCTTTGCGGCCAGAGTTTGATCGCGATCGCGAGGAAAGAATATCGTTTTGTCGACACCAGGCCAAAGAATTGAATATGGCACATGGGGTGGCACAAATTCTTGCAAGCGATCGATAATGATCGTAATGCCATCAGCAAGGTTCAGAAATTGCTGATAACGGACAGGATGCGATAAATGACTTGGAAAGTGAGATTCGTCAGCTGCTGAGAGTTCTTGAAGTGATTGATGAGTATTTTTTTGAAGAATTAACTCTTCATTGTCCTCTAAATGAATGAATAGCTTGAAAGAATATAGACTCCTGAGCTTTTCACAAAAAATTCGCACTATTTCACGTGGAGTCCAGGCATGAACGATGTCTGGTCCTTGGCCATTCTTATAGATTTTTTGTAGCGAACTTATCTCATCAAACTCGATGGTCGTATACTGCCTCTCTCCTAACGAAACGACAGTCTCTTTTTGATTAGGAACAGCAACGACACACTCCAGACCATAGGTAGTTAATTGATTAGCAAAATTATGAACATGGATAGCGCTGTTCGCCCTAAAGTTGTGATACAGAACAAACAGAATGTTTTGCATTACGTAACCTTAATGGAGTAGTCGAAACGATCAAGCGCGAAACCAGGATTGTAAAAAGGATCGCCAGCTTCAATGTAGTCTTGCCACTGATCCAGTAAGAAATAGCGATCCACCAAATCATAATACTCTTTGCGCGTTGCCGATTCATGATGAATCAACGTCGCCTCCGGGACAACGATATTACGTTTTCCCAAGTGTAGGAGCCTCATGCAAAGATCAGCATCTTGGTAGTGGTGAAAGTAATGCTCGCTGAAGCCTACTACTGCATTAAAATCTTGGTTTTTCACCATCATGCAGGCAGCAGTCACGGCAGAAACCTCACGGGCACATACAAGCGAGCCAGCATACCCATCTGCCCCGACCGGAAATCCCCGCATAATATGGTCAGCGGTCCCCCTAATGCCCATGACTACCCCAGCATGTTGCACAGTATGGTTCGGGTACAAAAGTAACGCGCCAGCGGCACCAACATCAGGCTGTTCTGCATAATAGAGTAAGTTTTGTACCCAATCTTTAGCGACTATTTCAGTATCATTATTCAGAAATATCAAGTAATCACCTTGTGCGTACTGAGCGCCTAAATTATTGGCTTTTGAATAGTGAAAAGGATAGGGAAATAATAAGCGTTTGATCGGATATTCTTGCATGAGCTGCAACGCTTTAGGATCACTCGTTTCGTTATCAACTATTACAACTTCAAAATTAGGGTAAGTAGATACAGCAAAGAGACTATTGAGGCAACGTTCCAGATGATGGGGCGCATCTTTAGTGGGGATGATAATGCTCACAAGAGGGTAAGTATCTTTGACCGCAGGCTGGAGTTTGATGCGGTGATTGCCGAGTTGTTGGGCCGTAGCCGGTAAAGCTAGACGCTTTAAATGAGCATTAACGGCTGCTTGCTGTAGCTGCTCAATTTTTGGTTTAGCCCTTACATCCGCAGCTATGCTACCTGGAATTTTGCGCCAATGATAAAGCACTTCCGAAATATGACCGACTCGCAAGGCGGACTCTGAAAGACGTAGCGCTAATTCATAATCCTGAACACCGTCGTATTGGCTATCAAGTCCGCCGAGGTCTAAGACATGTTGCTTGCGAACACATAATAGGTGACCCACATACATGACTCCCCGCAAGTATTCTGGCGACCAGTCAGGCTTTAAAAAAGGCTCAATATAGTACTGACCGGAACCATCGATTTTGTCTTCATCAGAGTAAACAAAATCGAAACCTTTTTCTAACTCTTGGAGTGAGCGCTCAATGGCATGGGGCACTAGCGTGTCGTCGTGATCCAGAAAACAGACATATTGGCCATAAGCCATATCCAAGGCTTTATTGGTAGCGGCGCTAATACCCCCAGAAGTTTGAAATGCCACTCGGATTCTAGGATGTTTTTGGGTGAGTTGAGTGAGAACAGTACGAATATCTTCTGCAGAAGATCCGTCATCTACCAGGCACCATTCCCAAGCATGAGAAGTTTGGTTAAGTACGCTCAAAACAGTTTCAACAAACCAATCTAGAGAGGAGTTATACGTGGGAGTCAGAATACTGATAATTGGAGGATCATCAATTGGAATAGAAGCACTATGGGCAATCAGAAGAGGATCTAAGATTTGCCGAAATTGCTCAGTTGTAAGATTTTGATAGGAGGCTGAAAACGTTTCGGATGGTGTGCGTTGAGGCTGACTGACTTCGGCGTAGCGCAGTCGCTTAATTGTACGCTGGGATAATGACTTTGTACGCTGGGATAATGACTTTACCTTATGCTTAAGCAGACTGGGAGAAGTACTGTAGCTAACCAGGGACTTAAATTTAGAGGCCAATTTGCTAAATTGACTTGGTTGGGGAAGATTAGGCATTGTCTGATCTATCTACAGGTTATCTCTAGACTTTTTATATTTTTGAAGGTCGTATTTCAAAAGGTTTGAATAGGGTAATCACTTACCCAAGCTAACCTCAGATCATCCATTAAGACTCTATCGTTAAACGTTCTGGCAAGCCAGATACACTGGAGTGCAAAGCTTAAGACATTGAACGACGATCACCTCTTTGCCCAACAAATCGGAAATTTTGAGCGCAGCCAATCAGGTTGCAGCCAATCAGGTTAATGATGTCTAGCATCAGTACAGCTTGCCAGGGAGTAGGCTCGCTTTGTAGCCAATCCCCGGTCAGAGGGTGCGGTGACCGAGGCCATCTGAAATCGCCTGCTCAGACGCCTCTCCTTGCCTGAAATTTGGTCTTTGAACAAGATTGCACTGGGCTAGTAAGCAACGATCGCATTCACTCTTTGCCGCATATTTTACCCCTTTCAAGACTGTCAAACTTAGAGACGGGGCTAGGGTCACTCTCTCAGACAGTCGGCATTATTGAGGCTGCCATCAGGCATGATGGTGCGGCAAAACGTGGCGTCTTCAAAGGTAGAGCGGTTGATGATGGCGCGGCGTAGATTGGCCTCGGTCAGGTCAGCGCCGTCGAAATTGCTGCGGACCAAGCGTGCCCGTGAAAAATCCGCCCCTTGCAAATTGGCGTTAGTCGCATCGGTACGCAAAATATAGGCTTCGGTCAGGTCAGCGGCTTGCAGGTTAGCACTAGCCAGATTGGCGGTGGTAAAACTGGCCTTGATCAGAACAGCGGCGGAGAGGTCAGCAGCGGCCAACTGAGCGCCAGTGAAATTTGTCTCAGGGGCGATCGCTCCCATCAGATCCGCCCTTTGCAAATCCGTTTCAGTCAGATCCGCAAAAGCTAGACGAGCGTCCGACAAATTACTTTCCACCAGTGTTGCGGCTGTCAAGTTGGTCTGAGTTAGAACAGCGGCTTGCAAATTGGCCTGAGTCAAATCAGCCCCTTGCAAGTTAGCGTTGCGCAAGACCGCATCCTGGAGATTGGCATTTTGCAAGTTAGCCCGGGTGAGGCTAACCCCGGCAAGTTGCAAGCCAGAAAGCGCAGCTCCGGCGAGATCACAGCCATTACACTGCCGTGAAACGAGCAGTTGCTGCACTGGGTTAAGCGTGTCCGCCATGCTGGCCAGAGCACTGCCGATTGTTGCTTGGGCCAAAATCATCGTCGCGATCGCCCATTTGCCCCATCTGCCCATGCGATTTCTAGTCTGCCTCAGTAGACGAAGTTGAAGAGTTTACACAACCCAGCGTTCAACTTTCGGATTTACTTCTACAATATCAGCACATTCTGGGGACCTAGCGGGTGACGCATCGCCCCTGACGATGACTGGCTACTCGACTCTAGGATGGGAACGGTATCCCTCTGCGGTCGATAGGGGGTTGCCAGTTAATTTTGGCGCAGAAATCGCCAATCTTTTGTACACGTCTGTTGCGGACCTTCACATTTGTTATGGCGCGATCGTCTGTTCAGCCTCAATCGACCCTCGGTCGTCCTCAAACTAAAGTTCGCCTGCCGCTGGGCTGGTTTTGGCCCCTCTTTTGGAGCGGCCTGATGGTCGGATCAGGCATTTTTGGCCTGTGGGCACTGGCCTGGTTAACTCGGATTCCGCCCCTACCCGATTGTGATGAGGTCACTGCGGTCAGTGCCGATGGCGATCGCCTGATCTGTGCCCAATCCGCTTTGCGGGTGGGTAGCGCCAAAAGTTTGATCCAAGCCGTCCAGTTATCGGCCCACTACAGTCCGACCCATCCGTTCTATGTCGAAACTCAGCCCGTGCTGGTGGAATCATCCGAGCGACTGCTCGACAAAGCCACGCAAAAAATGCATGAGGGCGACCTCGAAACCGCCACCGAGTGGGCCAGCCAGATTCCCCTCGACACGCCGCTCCGCGACGCTGCCCAAAGCAAAATTTGGGACTGGCAGCAGGAATGGAAGCAGGGTCAGGAACTCGAAAATTCCATTGAGCAAGCCATTGCTGCGCGAGATTGGAGCGCCGCTGATAATGCTTTGCGGCAGCTGAAACTGCTGTCGAGTGATTATTGGGTCGGCACCCGCCATAGCGAATTGCAACAGGCCAAACAGTTAGAAGCTACCGCTTGGACGCAGCTGGAACAAGCGCGGGGGCTCGCGAACACGGGTAATCCCGACAATTTGGGGCAAGCGCTGGTCATCGCTCAGCGCATTAATCTCACCAGTCAAGCCTGGCACGAAGCGCAGGAAGAGGTAGACCGCTGGAGTCAAAACCTGTTGCTGTATAGCTTCCAGCGATGGGAACTAGGCGATGTGGAAGGGGCGATCGCGGCGGTGCAGAAAGTGCCCCCCGACCCTAGCCTTGCCCCCGAAGCCCAAGACCTGATTAAGTTCAGCCATGCGACCCGTTTAGCCCAGCAGGCTCAACAAGACAGTCCCGGCTATTTGCAACTTTTCCAATTGATGGAAGCCATTCGCGCTGCCGAACACATTCCTGAAAAAAGTAGCTTTTACGAAGCAGCACAGACCTCAATGGCCGCGTGGCAAGCGGAACTCGAAGATCTGCAAACCCTGAAATTTGCCAACAACGTCGCGAGTCTGCGCCAGGGTTGGGCCTATGACTATGCCTCAGATCTAGCGTGGCAGGTGGAACTAGAGCGGCCCCGACGTTTGCAGGCGCAAACATTGATTGCCCACTGGCAAGACGAAATCGAACGCATTCAAGATCGGCCCTTCTTGATGCGGGCGCGAGCCTTGGCGCAAAAAGCCACCATTCCCGCCTTAGAATCGGCGATCGCCGAAGCGCGAAATGTCGCCCTGGGTCGAGCCTTACGCATCGATGCTCAGACCCTCATTGCCGACTGGCTCGACCAAATTGAAATCATCCAAGATCAGCCGATTTTGACCGAAGCGAATCAACTCGCCGGCGAAGACCAATTGCGAGAGGCGATCGCCATAGCAGAACAAATTCAAGGCGATCGGGCACTGCATGGGCAGGCGCAAGCCATGATCAAAGATTGGACGCGCACCATCCAAATCGAAGAAGATGGCCCCATCTTAGAAAAAGCCAAATCGCTGGCCTACAGTGGCTCGCTCACCGCCGCCATTGACCTCGCAGCCCAGATTGCTCCGGGTCGGGCGCTCTATGGTGATGCTCAAAACGCTATTGAACTGTGGGAAGCTGAAAGGGCTTATATTTGGAAGCTAGAGGCAGAGGAAGCGGCGGCAGAAGCAGCCGCCGAAGCCGATCCGCCCGATACCTTTGATACCCCTGGGAATGCTCCCAATGGTGAACCCATGACTCAGCCTCCTCCGCCCCCCA is from Leptolyngbya iicbica LK and encodes:
- a CDS encoding glycosyltransferase family 2 protein, whose amino-acid sequence is MPNLPQPSQFSKLASKFKSLVSYSTSPSLLKHKVKSLSQRTKSLSQRTIKRLRYAEVSQPQRTPSETFSASYQNLTTEQFRQILDPLLIAHSASIPIDDPPIISILTPTYNSSLDWFVETVLSVLNQTSHAWEWCLVDDGSSAEDIRTVLTQLTQKHPRIRVAFQTSGGISAATNKALDMAYGQYVCFLDHDDTLVPHAIERSLQELEKGFDFVYSDEDKIDGSGQYYIEPFLKPDWSPEYLRGVMYVGHLLCVRKQHVLDLGGLDSQYDGVQDYELALRLSESALRVGHISEVLYHWRKIPGSIAADVRAKPKIEQLQQAAVNAHLKRLALPATAQQLGNHRIKLQPAVKDTYPLVSIIIPTKDAPHHLERCLNSLFAVSTYPNFEVVIVDNETSDPKALQLMQEYPIKRLLFPYPFHYSKANNLGAQYAQGDYLIFLNNDTEIVAKDWVQNLLYYAEQPDVGAAGALLLYPNHTVQHAGVVMGIRGTADHIMRGFPVGADGYAGSLVCAREVSAVTAACMMVKNQDFNAVVGFSEHYFHHYQDADLCMRLLHLGKRNIVVPEATLIHHESATRKEYYDLVDRYFLLDQWQDYIEAGDPFYNPGFALDRFDYSIKVT
- a CDS encoding pentapeptide repeat-containing protein, translated to MGRWGKWAIATMILAQATIGSALASMADTLNPVQQLLVSRQCNGCDLAGAALSGLQLAGVSLTRANLQNANLQDAVLRNANLQGADLTQANLQAAVLTQTNLTAATLVESNLSDARLAFADLTETDLQRADLMGAIAPETNFTGAQLAAADLSAAVLIKASFTTANLASANLQAADLTEAYILRTDATNANLQGADFSRARLVRSNFDGADLTEANLRRAIINRSTFEDATFCRTIMPDGSLNNADCLRE